ATTTGAAGAAAGAGATACAGCTTATTTAGTCATGGAATTGGTGCGGGGAAAAACTCTATTAAAAGAATTAGAAAACCAACCAGAAAATAAACTATCTCCAGAAAGAGTAGAAACCTTAATAGGACAGTTAGTTGATGCTTTAATGACCATTCATGAAGCGGGTATTTATCATCTCGATTTAAAACCAGAAAACATGATATTAACTCCCGATGATCAACTAATTTTAATTGATTTTGGGGCAGCGACTTTAGCGACGGATGCTAGACGAAAAAGAACCCGTTCCTTTACGGAATGCTATGCGGCCCCAGAAATCATGTCAGGGGGAGAAGTTGGGCCAGAAAGTGATATTTTTGAAGTAGGGATGATCCTCTATGAAATGTTAACTGGAAAGTTACCCCCACCAGCCATGACTCGCGTCTTAGAAAATGATACTTGGCAACCAGAAGGCTTAGACTATCCCTGGCATATTTTGATCACAAATGCGTTAAAAATACAAAGAAAAGATCGCCCACAAACTGTAAAGCAATGGTGGCAACAAAGACAAGAAAATGATGAAAATTACATTTCTATTGAAATTAAAAATATTGAAACCCTACAAGGACAATTTATTTTACCATTACTAAAACAACAGGGTATGACCCAAAGACTTGGTAAAGGATGTATCAAAAAAGTTATTCCTATTAATAATAATGAAGTGTTAGTTTTGTCCGCAGGAGGTGCATCTTTACTTGATTTTAATACCCGTATTGCCCATTGGGAAATTGACTGTCCTACCCAGGGTGGTACTATCAGTCACAATCAAAAATTATTAGCCTTAATTTGGCAACAAAATATTTATCTTTGGGATCTCACCCAAGGAAAATTATTAAGACAATTACAAGGCCATTCCAAAAAAATTAATGATGTTGCTTTTAATAAAGATGGGTCATTATTAGTTTCTGGCAGTCGGGACGAAACCTTAATCTTATGGGATACAAAAACCGGAGAAAAACGCCATGAATTGTCGGAACCGATGGGTTGGATAACAGCAGTTGCTGTCAGTGAAGATGGTCAATTTGTCGCTTCCGGTTGCTATGATGGAAAAATTAGAATTTGGGGGGCTATATCTGGTCAAGAATGGCGATGTTTAGAAGGTCATTCTCAGGCCATAGAAAGTTTAATCTTTAGTCATAATGGCAAATTATTAGCATCAGGAGGACGCGATCGCCAGATCCGTTTGTGGGACGTAACCTCTGGTAAATTGCAACAAATATTAGAAGGACATACCGACTGGATAACGACCTTAAGTTTTGCTAAAAATGATCAATATTTAGCCTCTGGTTCCAGTGTCGGTGATAAAACAATTCGGGTTTGGTCTTTAGCAGATAGACAAGAAACGCAACGACTAGAAGGCCATTGGAATTCAATTACGGCGATCGCCTATTGTCCCGATAACAATTATCTAATATCTGGGTCTGCGGACTATACCGTACGTCTTTGGGATCTGATCAAGGGGGAAACTGTCGAACAACTCCATCAACATACGAATTGGGTGTATAGTGTGGCTTGTAGTCCTGATGGTCGCTGGGTGGCCACGGGGAACAATGACTGGACAATTCGTCTTTGGGACATCATAGAACGGCGAGAAGTTCATATTCTCCAAGGTCATGAAGATGCGGTGTCTAGCGTCGCTTTTTGTCCTGATAGTTGCTGTTTTGTATCGGGAAGTTGGGACGAAACCCTACGGTTATGGGATGTCCATAGCGGAAAATGTTCCCGTGTGTTGCAAGGTCATCAAAATTGGGTGAGGAGTGTTGCGGTGAGTCCCAATGGTCAATGGGTTGCGTCAGGAGGTTGGGATAAAACGGTTTGTCTGTGGGATATTTCCTCAGGGTGGCCGAGTTTTAAGGGCAGTAAACCTACTCGTATACTTCAAGGCCATTTAGATGATATTGAAGGGGTTGCCTTTAGTCCTGATAGCCAATTAATTGCCAGTGCAAGTGATGATAAAACCATTAAAATATGGGAAGTAAGTTCAGGGCAACAAGTGCAACAATTAGAAGGTCATAAGTACAATGTAGAAGGAGTCGTCTTTAGTCCTGATGGTCAATTTGTTGCTTCGATTAGTCGGGATAAAACTGTCAGGTTATGGCATATTATTTCTGGGAAACAAATTCACAAGTTTCGGGGCCATTTGAGTTATGTTAAATGTGTGGCCTTTAGTCACGATGGTCATTATATTGCTTCGGGAGGAAAGGATAATATGATTGCCCTTTGGGATTTGGTTTCGGGGGAGTTAATTCAGTTAATTCAAGGTCATACTAATTGTGTTAATAGTATCGCTTTTAGTGGGGATGGTTCTTTCTTAGTGTCTGGGGATAATGATGGAGTTGTTAGGTTGTGGAAAGTACAGTTAGGGAATTCAGAAGTTGAGTAGGGGCCAGTTTTTAAGAAAAATATATGATTTTCCCGATTGTTTATCATCCTCAATATGTTGTCCCCCTTCCTGATGGCCATCGTTTCCCGATGGAAAAGTTTCGCCTACTCTATGAATTATTATTAATTGATGGTCTGGTTAAACCTGAAAATATTTATATTCCAGAATTTCCTGAATTGTCACTATTAGAATTAGTTCATACCCCGGATTATGTGAGAGCGTACTGTCAAGGAACCCTAGATAATAAAGCACAAAGACGCATTGGTTTGCCTTGGAGTGAGGCATTAGCAAAACGGACTTGTATCGCTGTCGGTGGGACTATTTTAACCGCTAAATTAGCCTTAAAGTTTGGCTTAGCTTGTAATACCGCAGGTGGAACCCATCACGCTTTTCCAGGTTACGGTTCGGGGTTTTGTATCTTTAATGATTTAGCGATCGCTGTCCGTGTTTTACAACAATTAAAGTTAGTAAAAAAGGTTCTTATTGTCGATCTTGATGTTCATCAAGGGGATGGGACAGCTTGGATTTTTAAAGATGAACCGACGGTGTTTACTTTTTCGATGCACTGTGAGGCTAATTTTCCTGCTAAAAAACAACAAAGCGATCTCGATGTTCCCTTAGCAGAAGGGTTAGATGATGATGGTTATTTACAAATATTATCCCAATATTTACCTGATTTACTATCACAATTTAAACCAGATTTAGTATTATATGATGCGGGGGTTGATACCCATGTTAATGATCGTTTAGGAAAATTATCCTTAACAGATACGGGAATTTATCGCCGAGAAATGCAGGTATTAAGTATTTGTATTGCGGCAGGTTATCCGGTGGCTAGTGTTATTGGGGGAGGCTATGCTAAAGATATGAAATCGTTAGTTTATCGACATTCTTTATTACATCGTGCCTCAAAAGATGTTTATCAATTTTATCGCTTATAGTTAATTAAAATAACTATCAACTATAAGCCTAAATGTTGTTTTAAAGCTTGACTCATCACTTCGGTAGGAACTGGTTGTTGTAACCATAATTCTAAGGCAGAGGCTCCTTGATAAACTAACATATCTAATCCATCAATAGTCATTAAACCTTGTTGTTGTGCTTCTTTGAGAAATTGGGTGGGACTAGGAATATAAATGAGATCGTAAGCAATAGCATTTAAAGGAAGTTTTTTCCATAAATCACTTTGAAGGGGAGAATGATTACTATGAGGAAACATCCCAATAGGAGTGGTATTAACTAACAATTCTGTTTCTGATAATATCCCTGGTAATTCATCCCAAGAATACACATCAATAGAAGCTTTAAGCTCACTATTAGACCAACTTTGTTGAAATTGCCTTAACTTATCCTGATCCCGTCCTACCACTCGAATTTTAGGACATCCTAGTTCTGATAATCCTACTAAAACTGCTCTTGCTGCACCTCCATTTCCTAAAATTATAGGAACGATATTTGACCATTTTTTTGTCAAGGATTTTAAAGGAGATAAAAAGCCAATGACATCAGTATTTGTTCCTTTCCATCCTGTTTCTGTGTACCAAACAGTGTTAACTGCACCCACTAATTTAGCAGTTGTGGTAATTTCTGATAGCAAAGGTAAGATGGCTTGTTTATGAGGAATTGTAACATTAAATCCCTGGACTCCAATAGTAGCAAATCCAGCAAAAGCAGTAGCTAAATTTTGCTGTTTGACAGGAAAAGGAATATAAACATAATCGACACCTAATTGACTAATTGCTGCATTTTGCATCACAGGGGATAGAGAATGTTCAACAGGATCGCCAATAATACCGAGGAGCTTTGTTTTGCCAGTAATTGTCTGCATAGGGAAGATTCATGATTAAGAGATCATTCTTTATTTTAATCTAATATAATCAGCATACTCAATTTTTTTCCGCCTATACCTTATGATAATTTATTCTCGAAAATCCGTAAAAATTTGTAGAGACGCTTTGTATAACGTCTCTACATCAATCGGTCTATCTTAATCTGATTTGGGATAAATATGAGGTCGATAGGGTGAAAATTATAGCTGTCATAATGTTGACGGTTGCTATCATTTTTTCTTAAATCTTAACGTCCCTAATCCTAGGGTTATAATAATACCAAAAAGATTGTTAGGTTCAGGAACTTTTGCCGTATTAAAATCTAGTTCCACACTAATTTCTGTGTCAGTACCTTGTCTTAACCAAATGGAATAATCTCCAGGCCCTAAAGGCAACTTAAAGCCAGTTGCCCCAGGAAACCAGCCGATGGTGCTTCCTGATGTTCCAATAACCCCTAGATTACGGAGATTTTGCTTTAATTGATCTTCTGTAACTCCTGATGGAAACTGAGCAATTTGTTCAGGTGTATAAGGATTATTGTCAGCTTCTTGATTAACAACAATATTTAATCCTGAAGTGATTGGATCTAAATTAGACAGTGCCATCTCCGTTAGAATTTTGTTCGTACCGACTTGTGTACTGCGGAGATGAGACCAACCTAAAAGACCCTCTGCTGGATTAGAATTAGCAGTATTAGAAAAAACAAAGTCAAAACTTGGCCCTTCCTCTATAGCAATGAAAGCAATGTCTTCAAAAAAAGGCGATGTATTCCAAGACTTCAGGAAGATTTCTGTGAGGACTTGTCCTTGGGGAATATTAAAAGTAAAGTAGTCAGGATCTGGATTAGAACCCCGATTAAAGGTTGCTTTGAGGGTATTTTTTCCCAGGTTGAGGGAACCCAGTGATGTCGGTGTTGAACCCACATCTGATAAATCTCCATCTGAGACTTCATCATAGAAAGAAAACCCTTGAGCAGCCGTCTCTATACCAAAACTAGCGATAAAAATGAATGAGCTTATGAGAATATTTTTCATGATCCTTAACTTAACTTTTGGCAGTCATTCCCACCTACAAATACTATCAGAAGACCCATATTTTAGGTAGGGATAAATGCTTACTAGAAGTTAAGGTATGGTTAACCATTTATTGAGCCTTTGTCCCGACATTTTTGGTAAAATCTTGAGGGGATAAAATTTACCCTCATTTGTTACAGCAAAAAGGAGTTCGCTTTGGAACGCACATTTATAATGGTTAAACCCGATGGAGTACAGCGGGGATTGGTTGGTGAAGTTATTCGTCGTTTTGAAACCAAAGGATTTACGTTAATCGGACTCAAGCTGATGCAAGTCTCGAAAGAATTAGCTGAGGAACATTATGACGTTCACAAGGAACGTCCTTTTTTTGGCGGTTTAGTTGAGTTTATTGGCTCTTCCCCCGTTGTGGCTATGGTATGGGAAGGGGATGGAGTGGTTGCGGCCGCCAGAAATGTCATTGGCGCAACGAATCCCCTAACAGCAGCCCCTGGAACGATTCGGGGGGACTATGGGGTGAGTATTGGACGGAACCTAATTCATGGTTCTGATGCCATTGAAACTGCCCAACGGGAGATTAGTCTCTGGTTTAATGAAAAAGAATTAGCCAGTTGGCAACCAACAATTACCCCTTGGCTATACGAATAATTTAAAATCGGTGATGGGGTGAGGGAATGAGGGAATGAGGAAAGTTTTGATTTCCTGTTCCCTGTTCCCTTTACGAAGAAATTTTTTCCGGTTCTTTACTCAGGGAATTGTCCACAGATTCTAAGGGAATTTCCACCATTTCTAGGGGCTGTGGATTTTGTTTAGAAAAGCCCCAAACAAATATTAGGGCGATCGCTGTAATCATTAACCATTCTGGGGGAACCCATTCCGCATTGATTACCCGAATTAGTAATCTTAATCCTACCAGTCCCACGGTAATAAATCCCGCATCTTCGAGATAAGTATAAACTTTTAGCCAACGGATGAATAATTCTGCTAAAAATCGCAGAGTAATGACCCCAATAGTTCCCCCGATTAAAATCAACCAGATTTCGTCCGATAAGGCGATCGCGGTGGTAACACTATCGAGAGAAAAGGCGAGATCTGTCACCGCAATTAAGGGGATCGCTTGCCAAAGAGAGGTAAATTCTGGGCCATGATGATGGTGTTCTGCATCTTCTTGGGAGTTAAAATAATTAAACACCAACCATAATAAATAAACGGCCCCTAATAGTTCAAATTGCCAAAATTTGACTACCCAGGTTGCGGTTAAGATTAAAGACATTCGCAATACATAAGCCACAACTAAGCCTAAATTCAAGGCATATCGTTGTAATTTAGGGCCTTGTAACCCTTGAGCAATGGCCGCTAAAGCGATGGCATTATCGGCCGATAATACAGCTTCTAGGGCGATTAGTAAGAGGAGAAGTAGGGGAGTTTTCAAGCTGAGAGTGAGGGAAGAGTCAATAATCTGGTCAAACATTCAAAGATCAGGATGAATAAGTGCAATAATGCAAACAACGACAAAGAAATGCCGTCACCATGCTGCTGTATAATAATTCCGTTAACTTAATGATAATGTATTTAACTAAATCTTGTCAGACTTTTACAAATCTGTTGACTTAACTATTTTTGTTTGACTACAATATCTGATTAAGAAAGTCAATAGAATCATTCCGATTAAATATTTTAAAGGATTAGGAATCAGAGGATTTGGGGAAATAAAGCCTTCAATAATACCCGCTATCACTAACAAAGGAACGATACCAAAGACTAATTGTGCCGCTTGAAATCCATAATATTTTAAGGCATCGACTCGGCGATATTGACCAGGAAAAAGTAAGGCTCTGGCAATTAATAATCCTGATGCTCCAGCGAGAAAAATAGCAGGTAATTCCAGGGAACCATGGGGAAAAACAAAAGCCCAAAAAGGATAAGCTAAGTTATTGAGTCCCACTAAAGCACCAATTGCGCCGATTAATAAACCATTGTAAAATAGGAGATAAAGGGTTAAAATTCCTGCGGTCATTCCGCCAGCAACAGCATTAAAAGAAACCTTAATATTATTGATCATAATATTACTAGAGGCTAAGGGTTCTACCCCTAAAATTGATCCCATCCACAATTGATGTTCGTCCCGTACCATCTTAATCAGGTCTTCTGGCACAATTAAAGATATAAAGGTGGGATCTTGCCAAGCATACCACCAAGCAATTAAAGCCCCTAGCACAAACATTCCTGTTGAGACAGCAATGTACCCCCAGGTTTGCTGTACAACCCCAGGAAACCCCCAGAGATAAAACTCAGTGACAGCTTGCCATTCTTGACGACGGGAACCTTGATAAACTTGACTGTAACTGCGAGAAGTTAATTGTTGTAATTCCCGGATCAGAGTTGGCCCTACTTGGTGGGTTTTGGCCCGGGCCAAGTCAGCAGAGACAGAACGATATAAACTGGCTAATTCATGGATTTCTGAGCTTGCAAGGGACTTTAAGCCTCGTTTTTCGATTTTTTGTAAAATAGCATCTAATCGCTTCCAGTTGGCTTCTCGTCTTCCGATCCATCGTTGAATATTCATAACATTTCCTGGAAATCTCTCTAAATCTAGCTTAAGATATCGACGGAGGTAATATTTTAAATAATTTGGAGAAGTTTCCAGGTGAATAATAATCCCAATTTTCCCCAACCGATGGGCCCCCTTAGCGTTGGTAATGTAGCAAGTGCAGCATTAAGGTTATATCGAGATCGCTTTAAACCCTATTTTGGGGTTTCTTTCCGAGCAAGTTTATGGTCAATTTTTCCCTTTATTGTTTTGATTCCTTTGGCTGTAATTTTTGGATTATTAGCAGGAAATGATCAACCTAATGTTGGAATTTTGCTGTTGATTATTCCTGTTTGGTTGGTCTTCGGTACTTATTGTTGGTCTCATGCTTTAAAAAATGCAGCATTGATTTCTCGGTTAGCATTTAAAGAACTCATTAATCAACCAGAAACTGTTCAGCAAGCACGAAAAAATATCTCCAAATTATGGTCATTTTTTTGGTTACAATTTTTGGTTAATCTGATTATGTTTGTGATTAGCCTCTTATTATCAATGGCACAAGGTTTAGTTATTGGGTTGCCTGCTTCCCTAATTAAAGGAGGATTTGCTGCATTTTTAATACTGGTAGGATATTTATTATATTATGTTGCTTATTTTTGGTTTTATGCTCGTTTCTTTATCTCTGAAACGCCTTTTGTCATAGAAGAAAATTCTACTGTGTCTCAGGCTATTGGTCGAAGCTGGACATTAACTAAAGGGTTTGTTGGACGAATTTTATTAATTATTACCGTTGCTATTTTAATTACAATTCCAGTCTACTTACTGGCTTTGATTCCGATTTTTAGCCTAATTCCAATCCTCTCATTGATTGATCAAAATGATCCAACTCAAATGATGATTTTAGGGGGAAGAATTGTTTTTTCTATCCTGGGATCATTTCTACTTTTTCTCTTACTAAATATTGCTGCTTTACCATTTTGGCAAATTGTTAAAGGCGTTGTTTACTATGATCTTTGTGCGCGAAAAGAAGGGCTAGGATTAGATTTGAATGACTCTCTCTAGCAATAGTAACATTTCAGAATTTATTGTATTATTATGGCATTTTTTAATAATTTTAAGTTACAGACACCGGAAAATGTCGAACTCGATTTTACTTTGGCAGGGATTGGAAATCGAGCTTTAGCTCTGATTATTGACTATTCTATTTTGTCAATTGTTCAGATTTTTTACTTGCTTATACTTATTATTCTGCCAAATTTAATTTCAAATATTATTGCTAATTTTATTCAAGATATTGCCGCTATTCAAACTTGGATTATAGCAATTTTCTTGTTAATTTTTTTCGTTACGAATACAGGATATTTTGCTTTTTTTGAAACCCTATGGCAAGGACAAACCCCAGGAAAACGTTTTGCTAAAATTCGCGTTATTCGTGATGATGGTAGACCGATTGGCTTACAACAAGCTACCTTAAGAGCTTTACTACGTCCTCTTGATGATATCTTATTTATTGGGGTTTTATTAATTATTTTTAGTGAATCCGAAAAACGTATCGGAGATTGGTTAGCAGGAACTTTAGTTATTCAAGAAGAAAGCGAAAAATCTTCAGCTAATTTTCTGATTTCAGAAGAAGCTAAAACCTTAGTTAGCTACATTAATAATACAGCAAATTTAACTAAATTATCTCCTGAAAACTTTGCGGTTATTCGAGAATATTTACAACGAAGAGAGGCAATGTTATTACAAGCAAAACATGAATTATCCCGTAAATTAGCTTATCAGGTTAAGGATATTATTCAGTTAGCAGAAATACCCGAAGGCACAACAGCTAATCATTTTCTAGAAGCGGTTTATCTCGCTTATCAACAACAAAATTTATCTTAATTTGGAGAATAACACAATGAGTCAAACACCTGTAACCGTAACCTATTCATTAGAAGAAATTTTAAAGCAGATTAATAGTAAGTTAGATAAGATTGATGAAAAGTTTGAGGCTAAATTAGACAACCTTCAAAAAGATGTAAGTGACTTTAGAACTGAAACAAAAGTCTCCATTGAATCACTCAAAGGAGAAATTAAAACTCTTGATGCTGAAGTTAAAGGAATCAGTAAACGGTTAGATACTCAAGAATTTATCAATCGTTCAGTTGTGGTTGGCTTTATTTTAGCCATTGGGACGGGGGCTGTCAAATTGTTTTTCCCAAACTTCCCCCATTAACCCTGAATATTTAAGGCAACCATTGAGGACGAAAACCCACTAAGGGTAACTCTTTTAAGTCAGCTTGAACATCAGGCTTATTTCCATTTGGGGGAATTAATAACCATAATTGTCCCCCCACAATTGCCTCCCCTGAATTACTGGTTAATTTATCAGTTAAATTAGGATTATTACTGGTGATAACTTGATCAAAAAGCAATGCCAACCCATCAGGAGCTAAACTAATTTTAATATCTTGATAGTCTGATAATTTGGCTAAGGGTGTCATCTTACCCGTCTTCAAATCAAACTTAGCAAAGTAAGGTTGTTCTTCATATTCATCCCCAGATAATAATTCTGTTAATAAACAATATAGTTGAGTTCCCATGGGCGTAAATTGACAATCAATAATTGATCCTTGTGTATTTAATAATTCCTTTTGTATGCCCTGATTATTAACATAAAACAGCGATCGCGTATACCGTAAATTAGCATCATCCGTATTAAAATCGACCATTGCTGCTCCATCTCCCGTTTGGGTAAAATTCAGTAATTGACCGAATTTTGGTAAAAAATCCAAGGGTTCTGCCTCTGGTTTTAAGGGTAAAATACTAATACCTTCCCCTCTGGCCACCGCTACGGTTTGACTATCGGGGGTAATTTCAAATTCTCCCCCTGTCACCTTCAATCTTTCCGCTTGACTACCCTCTTTTAGTACCCAAAGATCAAAATCAGCCGGATTTTCTCGATTTACCCTTTGTACAACGATAATTTTGCCATCAGGAGATAGATCAAATTGATTATTTTGATAGGTTTTATTATCTAAAATTTGTTCGATTTTTCCTGCTGAATTACTTTTAAGATCTTCAACCCCATTATTCACCCCAGTGGTGACAGTATAAAGCTGTAACTGTCGTAACCCATCAACCCCAGTCCCTTGTTCGGCCGCTGAAAATAAAATGCGATCGCCTTGGGGATAAAACTCAAAGTTCATCACCACTAAATCAGGAGGTGTCAGAATACGCTTGATCTGTTGGGTGACATTATAAAACACTAATCTCCCTTCTTCTTCTCCTTGGGTTCCAATATAAGCCAAAGCGCGATCGCGGCTTTGAAATTCCCCCACAAAAGACTCCATAACCTGGCCGGGTTTTTTTTCGTGGCGAAATCTTTCTGTCCCTTGACTTAACTTTACTTGATAGGTTTGACCGTAAGGAATAGGGGTTTCTAGGGTGTAAGCAAGTCTACGACCAGCCCAGCTAATTTTCCCCGGTAGAGGGGGCTTAATGACTAAATTTTGCTCCACACTGGCTTTATCCATCGGTCGGTCAAAGGTCAAAATAAAGGCCCGATCTTTTGCGCCTACTTGTTGATTTTCCCAGCTAAAATGCTCAACCCTGGGGCCATTTCGGAAAAAACATTTATTGCCACACACTTTGTCCCCAATAACCAGGCCACCAATGACCACAGTAAAGGCACCAATGAGGAATAAGGAAACTTTATCGATAGGTTCTTGTAATAGTAGTTTATTCATAGACTAATACCCATAGGGATCATCAGGAGTGGGAATGGTGGTTATAGAATTAGCAGATAACACTAATTGCCGTTTTTCTGTCGGGGTTTCTTGCATAGTTTGGGTATCAATCGGAAGGGTTTCAGTCATCATTTCCCCTTCTACTTCTAACCAACTATCGGCGGGGTAGGCACTGCGATCGCGGTTTAATTTTACAGGAAGGCCCACCGGATAAGCATCTACGGCACAACAAGTCAAAATAAAACGACTTAATAAAATATAATTTTCGGGGAGAATGGGCGAATGTACAACAAATCCGGTAACTTTGGCCTTTTGTCCTTGGTAAGCGTCGGGTTCAGGATAAGCATTGAGGGTTCTGATCCAATCAATCAGCGATCGCTCTTCAGGTTTCACGTTAGCACTAAAGCTTTCGGTTTGGGCTTGGGTGACGGGTAAGGATTCAGAAATGCCTCGTTGTAGGGCTACTTGACTATTAAAGACGGTGGGAGGGATAATAAACCCCGCCACAGCAGTGATAATTAAGAGTCCACTACCCCATCCTGGGGGAAATAGGGTGATATGTTGTACATTTTCCTCCCTATTAGATTTTTTTTGGAATTC
This genomic window from Crocosphaera sp. UHCC 0190 contains:
- a CDS encoding TIGR03943 family putative permease subunit; the encoded protein is MNLLSRLQPSPKLKRLLPGLDVLAILLWGALLFKYWISGQLRLLIHPNYFWLVFVTSILLVLLGAVKAWLWGQEFQKKSNREENVQHITLFPPGWGSGLLIITAVAGFIIPPTVFNSQVALQRGISESLPVTQAQTESFSANVKPEERSLIDWIRTLNAYPEPDAYQGQKAKVTGFVVHSPILPENYILLSRFILTCCAVDAYPVGLPVKLNRDRSAYPADSWLEVEGEMMTETLPIDTQTMQETPTEKRQLVLSANSITTIPTPDDPYGY